Proteins from a single region of Chloroherpeton thalassium ATCC 35110:
- a CDS encoding DUF3570 domain-containing protein: protein MVKKIQLPIFVFLVWATLLAAQDLPEDAVQINFDGYFDNAEVSIVYPSVSVSKRINDNTAVRAQYQLDMVSAASMKSSFENVSRSPFSPDGISSASPKNLSPDAVSSASQISPSVTDPDDIRHELIAGVTQIFGQTTISLNGIYSTEHDYDSKTMAVSFSQPFAKKNTVLQLGFVRSWDNITPDIAQMKAASWEKNKDVYSISTGVTQVLSRSLITQLNVSYSNHSGFLSDAYQVVSIVDGNTVKLYNDYHPDSRERKAMGLRANYALFEETSLQLGYRYYWDDWKIRSHTVNASVQHYLSDRQITLGIGIRHYTQTAAYFFKPTYDMAWVNAGNYFTVDSKLNSGYSYEYEVSLKFNGSLFRETPVIGFPFQSDGSQMILGINFYHRHVDSPDWFIRYRNLYAYILTLGFKIPI from the coding sequence GTGGTTAAAAAAATTCAACTTCCGATCTTCGTTTTTCTTGTCTGGGCAACCCTGCTCGCGGCGCAAGATTTGCCGGAAGACGCGGTTCAGATCAATTTTGACGGATATTTTGACAATGCCGAGGTGAGCATCGTCTATCCGTCCGTTTCGGTGTCCAAGCGGATTAATGACAACACCGCCGTTCGCGCCCAATATCAACTCGATATGGTCAGCGCGGCGTCTATGAAAAGTAGTTTTGAAAATGTCAGCCGCTCACCGTTTTCACCCGACGGCATCAGCTCGGCCTCGCCGAAAAATTTAAGCCCCGACGCGGTTTCTTCGGCATCCCAAATTTCCCCGTCGGTTACCGACCCCGACGATATTCGCCACGAACTGATCGCCGGCGTCACACAGATTTTCGGACAAACCACGATTTCGCTCAACGGCATCTACAGCACCGAGCACGACTACGACTCCAAGACGATGGCCGTCAGTTTTTCGCAACCGTTTGCCAAGAAAAATACCGTGTTGCAGTTGGGCTTTGTGCGCAGTTGGGACAACATCACACCCGATATTGCGCAAATGAAAGCCGCTTCTTGGGAAAAAAATAAAGACGTCTACTCCATCAGCACGGGCGTGACGCAAGTTTTAAGCCGCAGCCTTATCACGCAACTGAACGTGTCGTATTCAAACCATTCGGGCTTTTTGTCCGATGCCTATCAAGTGGTTTCGATTGTCGACGGCAATACGGTGAAGCTCTACAACGATTACCATCCTGACAGCCGCGAGCGCAAAGCCATGGGGCTTCGTGCCAATTATGCGCTCTTCGAAGAAACTTCCTTACAGTTAGGCTACCGCTACTATTGGGACGATTGGAAGATTCGTTCGCATACGGTGAACGCATCGGTGCAGCACTATCTTTCCGATAGACAAATTACGCTCGGCATCGGCATTCGTCACTACACGCAAACGGCGGCATATTTCTTTAAGCCGACCTACGACATGGCGTGGGTAAATGCGGGAAATTACTTTACGGTCGATAGCAAACTCAATTCCGGCTACTCCTATGAATATGAAGTTAGCCTGAAATTCAACGGGTCGCTTTTCCGAGAGACGCCGGTCATCGGCTTCCCGTTCCAAAGCGACGGCTCGCAAATGATACTCGGCATCAATTTTTATCACCGGCATGTGGATTCGCCGGACTGGTTTATCAGATACCGGAATTTGTATGCGTATATTCTTACGCTCGGATTTAAAATTCCCATTTAA
- a CDS encoding DUF4266 domain-containing protein, whose amino-acid sequence MKKTYLIFFLLLAVLQGCATVQPWEREKLADPIMIFDENPIEKGLKEHHINYREGSEGGTGSQSGGCGCG is encoded by the coding sequence ATGAAAAAGACCTATCTGATATTTTTCCTACTGCTCGCCGTTTTGCAAGGCTGCGCGACCGTGCAACCTTGGGAACGAGAAAAATTGGCCGACCCCATTATGATTTTTGATGAAAATCCTATCGAAAAGGGGCTGAAAGAACATCATATCAACTATCGAGAGGGGTCGGAAGGCGGCACCGGCTCGCAAAGCGGAGGGTGCGGCTGTGGTTAA
- a CDS encoding peroxiredoxin family protein, protein MFFAEPALSQTVGSDAPDFSATDMNGNKVSLSDLKGKVVLLDFWASWCAPCKMEMPFLIELYETYKEKGFEILAINMDTKEKNMKRFIEQVNAKSDRPISFKIVPDPEATIAEKYSPEAMPTTIFIDREGKIRYRYKGFHPSNTDDYKSDLEQLF, encoded by the coding sequence ATGTTTTTTGCCGAACCCGCACTTTCGCAAACCGTCGGCAGCGACGCGCCGGATTTCAGCGCAACCGATATGAACGGCAATAAGGTTTCGCTTTCCGATTTGAAAGGCAAAGTCGTATTGCTGGATTTTTGGGCAAGCTGGTGTGCGCCTTGCAAAATGGAAATGCCGTTTTTGATTGAGCTATATGAGACCTATAAAGAAAAAGGCTTCGAGATTTTGGCGATAAACATGGATACAAAAGAAAAGAACATGAAGCGGTTTATTGAACAGGTCAATGCCAAAAGCGACCGGCCGATTTCTTTTAAAATCGTACCCGACCCCGAAGCGACAATCGCCGAAAAATATAGCCCGGAAGCCATGCCGACGACGATTTTCATCGACCGCGAGGGCAAAATTCGCTATCGCTACAAGGGGTTTCATCCGTCAAACACGGACGATTACAAATCGGATTTGGAACAGTTGTTTTAA
- a CDS encoding zinc ribbon domain-containing protein: protein MDHKKLKLIVRLQQLDDELDLILSEQKGLPEEIRDLEDDVASINRQLDQRKKLSDENDIRKKQLKAEVLSAMEKISKYKDSQSSARNNKEYDALSKQIEYEEQEIKKSEAQIRNIEEAAERKAALEERGRQMMEENRFDEISEDMMPMDILQTQLKDVTEELAHKKAELDSIIQETEDEVQEIEAKIERQRVIVEAEAKQILGKYDHLRNGGVHNAVVKLHRHACSGCNTRVPTNRHAFILQGGFYSCETCGRIVVHERLFEEALSMEA, encoded by the coding sequence GTGGATCATAAGAAATTAAAACTTATTGTTAGGCTTCAGCAACTTGATGATGAACTGGACTTAATTTTAAGTGAACAGAAAGGTTTGCCTGAAGAAATTCGTGATCTTGAAGACGATGTGGCGTCGATTAATCGACAACTGGATCAAAGAAAGAAGCTATCGGATGAGAATGACATACGTAAAAAGCAGCTAAAAGCTGAAGTGCTCTCCGCAATGGAAAAGATTTCAAAGTACAAAGATTCTCAATCCTCAGCTCGAAATAACAAAGAATATGATGCGTTGTCAAAACAAATTGAGTATGAGGAACAGGAGATCAAAAAATCTGAGGCGCAAATCCGAAATATCGAGGAAGCTGCTGAACGAAAAGCAGCGTTAGAAGAAAGAGGGCGTCAAATGATGGAGGAAAATCGCTTTGATGAAATTTCAGAGGATATGATGCCGATGGATATTCTTCAAACGCAACTTAAGGATGTGACCGAAGAGCTCGCGCATAAAAAAGCTGAGCTTGATTCCATCATTCAAGAAACGGAAGACGAAGTACAGGAAATTGAAGCAAAGATTGAGCGGCAGCGTGTAATTGTCGAAGCGGAAGCAAAACAAATTTTGGGCAAATACGATCATTTGCGCAATGGCGGTGTGCACAACGCCGTTGTCAAATTACATCGTCATGCGTGTAGCGGGTGCAATACGCGCGTCCCGACGAATCGTCATGCGTTTATTTTGCAAGGTGGTTTTTATTCTTGCGAAACCTGCGGGCGAATTGTAGTCCACGAGCGTTTATTTGAAGAAGCGCTTTCAATGGAGGCATAA
- a CDS encoding ABC transporter ATP-binding protein: protein MISISKFSKTFGRGTPNEVAALNSVDIDIKTAEFVSLIGSNGSGKSTLLNAIAGSFLGDAGKIIIDNVDVTSWQEYKRAKFLGRVFQNPYLGTASSMTIAENLQLAYLRGQPKQFRIGLTQHQRKHLQERIAEFGMGLENRMDTPIGLLSGGQRQALTLLMATLHRPKILLLDEHTAALDPASAEQVLYMTEKIIAIYGLTALMVTHSMEQAVGFGNRLIMMNQGKVAWDVSNDEKYCLTADDLVTKFRDMHVQISL from the coding sequence ATGATATCGATTAGCAAATTTTCAAAAACATTCGGTCGAGGAACACCGAACGAAGTAGCTGCGCTAAACAGCGTCGATATCGATATTAAAACTGCCGAATTCGTTTCATTAATTGGTTCAAATGGAAGTGGCAAATCGACTTTGCTGAATGCGATTGCTGGAAGTTTTCTCGGAGACGCTGGAAAAATTATCATCGATAATGTCGATGTTACTTCGTGGCAAGAGTATAAGCGCGCTAAATTTTTAGGTAGGGTTTTTCAAAATCCCTACCTTGGAACGGCTTCTTCCATGACGATTGCAGAGAACCTTCAATTAGCTTACTTGCGAGGCCAACCCAAACAATTTCGGATTGGTCTCACCCAACATCAGCGAAAACATCTCCAAGAACGCATTGCCGAGTTTGGCATGGGACTCGAAAATCGCATGGATACACCGATTGGCCTTTTAAGCGGCGGACAACGCCAAGCGCTTACACTTTTAATGGCTACGCTGCACCGTCCCAAAATCTTACTGCTTGACGAACATACCGCAGCGCTCGATCCGGCCTCCGCAGAACAAGTTTTATACATGACTGAAAAAATTATCGCCATTTATGGCCTAACCGCTCTCATGGTTACGCATTCGATGGAACAAGCTGTTGGATTTGGAAACCGACTTATTATGATGAATCAGGGAAAAGTGGCGTGGGACGTATCTAATGATGAGAAGTATTGCCTAACTGCTGATGACTTAGTCACCAAATTTCGTGATATGCACGTCCAAATTAGCCTTTAA
- a CDS encoding WD40 repeat domain-containing protein — protein MPSFFINPLAVENTQEQFKLYLTGNEPTTDIHSELDFQERYYKNQLNSAKELLNSETDSSEKVYAKQLLRMAALVIGKLTEPFAPLVAVFRHLGHQKHLVSGLLRDVGIQASLMLDWRSIVWIEKLRITNILAKPIEEQFPGYKGNTELLQKYERALKAYAAAASNEAYGEALNQLLALSNADEMDCFLKQRIGILYLYQPSLFNLELAETYLNSAAELFQTTGERFSKHVYACLSGIDETQQIMLYDFSDISQMIAAESYFHAGIACYAKANNAKAKAYADKAVELNFNFQEANYLAAKALIREKEKPQALSLLKELIYAERFYAIKVAFDADFYQSELIENLFLEIMSVMSEDVENRLKRCRSLIMAGSAATEILNEIQNDYQKNSFLHIFATEDELLKQRKWVVSPTIFEERQMVFGHSLRVNSMAFSRDSSLVASASWKTIVSDARTGEEIQTLMGHSVSEYIYSVAFSHDGKLLASASSDKTIKLWNVKTGEELRTLLGHKQSINAVVFNQEDTFLASAGSDGKIRLWDANTGDLLKTFKGSKDGINAVAFSPNSEFLASGSWDKIVTIWNIKKGNAYKKLKGHGHSINDLAFSPDGSLLASASWDKTIKLWDVSTGEEIKTLTGHANGVESVKFSPDGKRIVSTSYNRSGKLCIVKLWDVATGKEDETIAGNFYGVQFSPDGSTLAIASRDKTVKLWSAPLLPIENFIELERNNKAVFEIHPETNEVIVQDEYDETDEERRTQGERRIGGFWLGNGDRRSGDDRRK, from the coding sequence ATGCCAAGTTTTTTCATCAATCCGCTTGCTGTAGAAAATACTCAAGAGCAATTTAAACTGTATCTGACCGGAAATGAACCGACAACCGATATTCATTCCGAGTTAGACTTCCAAGAGCGTTATTACAAAAACCAGCTCAACAGCGCCAAAGAGCTTTTGAATTCCGAGACTGATTCATCAGAAAAAGTATATGCCAAGCAGTTATTGAGAATGGCAGCTTTGGTGATCGGAAAATTAACAGAGCCCTTTGCGCCATTAGTTGCCGTATTCCGGCATTTAGGTCATCAAAAGCATTTGGTATCTGGCCTATTGCGCGATGTCGGCATTCAAGCCAGCTTGATGCTCGACTGGCGCTCGATCGTCTGGATCGAGAAATTGCGCATCACAAACATTCTCGCAAAACCTATCGAAGAACAATTTCCCGGCTACAAAGGCAATACCGAGTTGCTTCAAAAATACGAACGCGCGCTGAAAGCTTATGCGGCGGCGGCCTCTAACGAAGCGTATGGCGAAGCACTGAATCAATTGCTCGCGCTTAGCAACGCCGATGAAATGGATTGCTTTTTAAAACAGCGCATTGGCATTTTGTATTTATACCAGCCGTCTCTTTTCAATTTAGAACTTGCAGAAACTTACCTCAATAGCGCCGCTGAACTCTTTCAAACAACTGGCGAAAGATTTAGCAAACATGTTTATGCCTGCCTTTCCGGGATTGACGAAACGCAGCAAATCATGCTCTACGATTTTAGCGACATTTCGCAAATGATTGCAGCTGAAAGCTATTTCCATGCTGGAATCGCCTGCTACGCCAAAGCAAACAATGCAAAGGCAAAAGCATATGCGGACAAAGCGGTTGAGCTGAATTTCAACTTCCAAGAAGCCAACTACTTGGCCGCAAAAGCATTGATACGCGAAAAAGAAAAACCCCAAGCCTTAAGCTTGCTGAAAGAGCTTATTTACGCAGAAAGATTTTATGCCATTAAAGTGGCTTTTGACGCGGATTTCTATCAATCGGAGTTGATAGAAAATTTATTTCTGGAAATCATGAGCGTGATGTCGGAAGATGTAGAAAATCGGCTAAAAAGATGTCGGAGCCTGATTATGGCAGGAAGTGCCGCCACTGAGATTTTAAATGAGATTCAAAACGACTATCAAAAAAATAGTTTCCTTCACATTTTTGCGACCGAAGATGAGCTTTTAAAACAGCGGAAATGGGTTGTATCGCCAACTATTTTTGAGGAAAGACAAATGGTTTTTGGCCACAGTCTTCGTGTCAATTCTATGGCATTTAGTCGTGATAGCAGTCTTGTGGCTTCTGCAAGCTGGAAGACGATTGTTTCTGACGCCAGAACAGGCGAAGAAATTCAAACGTTAATGGGACATTCTGTTAGCGAATACATTTACTCGGTTGCATTCAGCCACGATGGAAAATTGCTTGCCTCTGCGAGCAGCGATAAAACCATTAAACTTTGGAATGTTAAAACCGGCGAAGAACTTCGAACCTTGCTTGGACACAAGCAAAGCATCAACGCGGTAGTATTTAACCAAGAAGATACTTTTTTAGCTTCGGCTGGTTCAGATGGCAAAATTAGGCTTTGGGATGCCAATACAGGCGATCTGCTGAAAACTTTCAAGGGCAGCAAAGATGGGATCAATGCCGTCGCATTTAGTCCGAATAGCGAGTTTTTAGCTTCCGGCAGCTGGGATAAAATTGTGACCATTTGGAATATTAAAAAGGGCAACGCATATAAAAAGCTCAAAGGACACGGGCACAGCATTAATGATTTGGCCTTTAGTCCTGACGGCTCATTGTTGGCAAGCGCCAGCTGGGATAAAACCATTAAACTTTGGGACGTTAGCACAGGCGAAGAAATCAAAACACTTACAGGACATGCAAACGGCGTTGAATCTGTCAAGTTTAGCCCGGATGGAAAACGCATTGTTTCGACCAGCTATAATAGAAGCGGCAAGCTTTGCATCGTGAAGCTTTGGGACGTTGCCACAGGAAAAGAGGATGAAACAATTGCCGGCAACTTCTATGGCGTTCAATTTAGTCCCGATGGCAGCACCTTGGCGATCGCCAGCCGTGATAAAACAGTTAAACTCTGGTCTGCCCCACTTTTGCCAATTGAAAACTTTATCGAGTTAGAAAGAAATAATAAGGCCGTGTTTGAAATACACCCAGAAACAAACGAGGTCATCGTGCAAGACGAGTATGATGAAACAGACGAAGAACGCCGCACCCAAGGCGAGCGCCGTATCGGCGGATTCTGGCTTGGAAATGGCGATAGACGCTCTGGCGACGACAGAAGAAAATAA
- a CDS encoding B12-binding domain-containing radical SAM protein, whose amino-acid sequence MKRVLLVFSRSDSGVDGPRSVHKQQKPSAFQQLKETFFQRVIQKAQFAVPPYALLLLSSYDIPGVAFELCDMRYQALPLDEKWDLVGISVHTGIAKTAFDIAAQFRRKNMKVVLGGPHVSLFPETCIGKADALVVGEADEIWREVLSDLVSGKLKPKYEAKTFPDLRLTPQVKKEVIQISDYFTTNLIQTSRGCPYQCDFCNVSLMNGRKIRHRPVEQVVAEVASFLEKDQRVFFFVDDTINADPDYAFSLFNALIPYQIKWVGQATTLIGRQKKLLEIFAKSGCRGLLVGIEGLSDASLTLHNKTHNSPTQLLSDIQAIRDQGICVYGSFIYGLDGDTLRTADTLLNFVEKSNIDIPGINLLRPIPGTALFERFAEEGRLLFPKDDIYAFRYSWAQELQCKPKNIPVRNFIQSYSDLTQQVYTFSNALKRAKNAPTIKSVILMFNLAYIYLYGLSRKDLNFQLQTSLNV is encoded by the coding sequence ATGAAACGGGTTTTGCTTGTTTTTTCACGTTCTGATAGTGGTGTCGACGGGCCTCGGTCGGTACATAAACAGCAAAAGCCATCAGCCTTTCAGCAGCTTAAAGAAACCTTTTTTCAAAGAGTTATTCAAAAAGCGCAGTTTGCAGTTCCACCTTATGCGTTGCTCTTGCTGAGTTCTTATGACATTCCCGGCGTCGCGTTCGAACTTTGCGACATGCGCTACCAAGCGCTTCCGCTGGATGAAAAATGGGACTTGGTTGGCATTTCAGTCCATACAGGCATTGCAAAAACAGCCTTTGACATAGCCGCGCAATTTCGGCGCAAAAACATGAAAGTTGTTCTTGGCGGTCCACACGTCAGTTTATTTCCCGAAACTTGTATCGGAAAAGCAGATGCGTTGGTGGTTGGCGAAGCTGATGAAATTTGGAGAGAAGTGCTCAGCGATTTGGTGTCTGGAAAACTAAAGCCCAAATATGAAGCGAAAACATTTCCAGACTTGCGTCTTACGCCACAGGTCAAAAAAGAGGTGATTCAAATTTCGGATTATTTTACCACCAATTTGATTCAAACCTCACGCGGCTGCCCTTACCAATGCGACTTTTGCAACGTCTCGCTGATGAACGGACGAAAAATTCGCCATCGTCCGGTTGAGCAAGTTGTTGCGGAAGTGGCTTCGTTTCTTGAAAAGGATCAACGCGTGTTCTTTTTCGTTGATGATACCATTAACGCCGATCCAGATTACGCATTTTCGCTCTTTAACGCACTGATTCCCTACCAAATTAAATGGGTTGGCCAAGCTACCACGCTAATCGGTCGCCAGAAAAAATTGCTGGAAATCTTTGCTAAATCCGGTTGTCGAGGCTTGCTGGTCGGAATTGAAGGCCTAAGCGACGCATCGCTGACGCTGCACAATAAAACGCACAATTCACCGACCCAGCTTTTAAGCGATATTCAGGCCATTCGCGATCAGGGAATTTGTGTTTATGGCAGCTTTATCTACGGACTGGATGGCGACACGCTCCGCACTGCCGATACGCTGCTCAATTTTGTGGAAAAATCGAATATTGATATTCCAGGCATCAATTTGCTTCGTCCAATTCCTGGAACGGCACTTTTTGAACGATTTGCAGAAGAAGGCCGCTTGCTTTTTCCAAAAGATGATATTTATGCGTTTCGCTATTCGTGGGCACAGGAGTTGCAGTGCAAGCCAAAAAATATTCCTGTTAGGAATTTTATCCAAAGTTACTCGGATTTAACCCAGCAGGTTTATACCTTCTCTAACGCTTTGAAGAGAGCGAAAAATGCCCCAACAATAAAAAGCGTCATTTTGATGTTCAATCTGGCTTATATTTACTTGTATGGTCTCTCACGGAAAGATTTGAATTTTCAGCTACAAACATCATTAAATGTCTGA
- a CDS encoding ABC transporter permease, protein MEIWLGATSLGLCYGFLAMGVFITMRIYNFPDITADGSLTLGASVSSALLVMGFNPYLAVASSMLAGFIAGALTGTIHTKFKVNGLLSGILVTTGLYSINLHIMGRSNVPLIQVESVLTPFESLFSESRWVAALVYFSLVAIFVHFLLSLLFKTDFGLSMRATGDNETMIAAQGVNTNVMKIVGIGLSNAIIALSGSLVSQYQGFADISMGIGIIVFGLASVIIGESILSVMQKRPSISALMASAILGAIIFRILVAIALMIGLNPIDLKLITALFVLLAVALPQIKTGLK, encoded by the coding sequence ATGGAAATTTGGCTTGGCGCCACATCGCTTGGGCTATGCTATGGCTTTTTGGCGATGGGGGTTTTTATTACCATGAGAATTTACAATTTCCCCGACATTACCGCCGACGGCAGCTTAACGCTCGGGGCAAGCGTATCTTCGGCCTTGCTCGTGATGGGATTCAATCCATATCTCGCGGTTGCTTCGTCTATGCTTGCGGGGTTCATAGCGGGTGCGCTGACCGGAACGATTCACACCAAATTTAAAGTCAATGGGCTGCTTTCAGGGATACTGGTCACAACCGGCTTGTACTCGATTAACTTACATATCATGGGGCGTTCGAATGTGCCGCTGATTCAAGTGGAAAGCGTTTTGACACCGTTCGAAAGTTTATTCTCAGAATCAAGATGGGTGGCGGCACTCGTTTACTTCTCGCTCGTGGCTATTTTTGTTCATTTCCTTTTATCGCTTCTTTTCAAAACGGATTTCGGCCTTAGCATGCGGGCAACCGGCGACAACGAAACCATGATTGCCGCGCAAGGCGTCAATACCAACGTCATGAAAATCGTCGGAATTGGCTTGTCAAATGCAATTATTGCGCTGAGCGGCTCACTCGTGAGCCAGTATCAAGGCTTTGCCGACATCAGCATGGGAATTGGAATTATCGTGTTTGGCCTTGCGAGCGTGATTATCGGGGAATCGATTTTATCGGTGATGCAAAAGCGGCCCAGCATCAGCGCCCTGATGGCAAGTGCGATTTTGGGCGCCATCATTTTCAGGATTTTGGTGGCCATTGCACTGATGATCGGGTTAAATCCAATCGATTTGAAACTCATTACAGCGCTTTTTGTCTTGCTTGCCGTTGCATTGCCTCAAATCAAAACCGGACTAAAATAA
- a CDS encoding TonB-dependent receptor plug domain-containing protein — translation MIYQMQPIEVEAEKTDVEINASVPIQELAGEQIKKLSVSNVAEAVKFLPGVTLKDYGGIGGLKTISVRSLGAEHTAVFIDGIKYSDSQTGQVDLGRFSTDKLARIELLSSGLSDETCLPAKAYLMTSSLNLQSKISTLSQLTQPVGFDADVSLGSFGYSAFGLASEMKLSSSLFASVSVEKIDATGEYDYTFQNGELTEHLHRQNTDVHSTRIEMDVVAKFAEASTLSVKGYAFFSERGLPGAVTVDYYDKSKERIYNDDSFLQGTYETKLFERISAKFRGKYGYHFLRYVDPDYYTSGGLDNRYTQHESYASASFAYSVASFLSAFASTDFSLNTIESGRFDDSPERFSWLFVFGLKASFYGVDVNTSLLSSLVEEKSYDDAVTPHRHNLLPAISMGYWITNILHLRASYKQSLRLPNFNEMYYPQYGNVDVRPEYTTQYNVGLGIDQPDVLMLERVSLRVDGFRIITTDKIMAVPRGSLFNWSVTNINRVETTGMELYGEVTTRKIGLAKVNLTASYVYQEALEKTPSTSPYWQEVTANKQIAYTPKQTASVTGGLLFEHYQLNWQMSYVGHRYTSGEQIIQNYLPGYTLHDVNAQVFFKIFEYDAKIKLAVTNIFNTEYVVVKSFPMPGRGVRCSFSIHI, via the coding sequence ATGATTTACCAGATGCAGCCAATTGAGGTCGAAGCTGAAAAAACGGATGTGGAGATAAACGCCAGTGTGCCAATTCAAGAGCTGGCAGGCGAGCAAATTAAAAAGCTCAGCGTGAGTAATGTGGCTGAAGCGGTAAAATTTTTGCCTGGCGTAACGCTGAAAGATTATGGCGGAATTGGTGGATTGAAGACCATCTCGGTACGAAGTCTCGGCGCGGAGCACACGGCTGTTTTTATTGACGGCATCAAATATTCCGATTCTCAAACCGGCCAAGTCGATTTGGGGCGTTTTTCTACCGATAAATTAGCGCGAATCGAGCTGTTAAGTTCTGGTTTGTCGGATGAGACCTGTCTTCCGGCCAAAGCCTATTTGATGACAAGTTCTTTAAACCTTCAATCAAAAATTAGCACGTTAAGTCAGCTAACACAGCCAGTCGGATTTGATGCGGATGTTTCGCTTGGCTCGTTTGGCTATTCGGCATTTGGGTTGGCTTCCGAGATGAAACTTAGCTCTTCGCTTTTTGCTTCCGTGAGCGTTGAAAAAATAGATGCGACCGGCGAATATGATTACACATTTCAAAACGGCGAGCTCACCGAACATTTGCATCGTCAAAATACAGATGTGCATTCCACACGAATCGAGATGGATGTTGTCGCTAAGTTTGCAGAAGCATCGACGTTAAGCGTAAAAGGCTACGCTTTCTTTTCGGAGCGAGGCTTGCCTGGCGCAGTTACGGTTGACTATTACGATAAGTCGAAAGAGCGCATCTACAACGATGATTCGTTTTTGCAAGGTACTTATGAAACAAAGCTTTTCGAACGCATCAGCGCGAAATTTCGTGGCAAGTATGGCTATCATTTTTTGCGTTATGTTGATCCAGATTATTACACATCAGGCGGTTTAGATAATCGATATACGCAGCACGAATCGTATGCGTCAGCCAGTTTTGCTTATTCGGTGGCTTCGTTTCTTTCCGCATTTGCTTCAACGGACTTTTCGCTAAACACGATCGAATCTGGGCGCTTTGACGATTCGCCCGAGCGATTTTCATGGCTATTTGTGTTTGGGCTGAAAGCGTCTTTTTACGGAGTTGATGTTAATACAAGCCTGCTTTCTTCTCTGGTTGAAGAAAAAAGCTATGATGATGCCGTTACGCCGCATCGTCATAATTTGCTCCCAGCCATATCGATGGGCTATTGGATAACAAATATTTTGCATTTGAGAGCCTCCTACAAACAAAGCCTGCGCCTGCCGAATTTCAATGAAATGTATTATCCGCAATATGGAAATGTGGATGTCCGCCCTGAATACACAACGCAATACAATGTTGGTTTGGGAATTGATCAGCCCGATGTGTTGATGCTGGAACGCGTTTCGTTGCGTGTGGACGGATTCAGAATTATCACAACCGATAAAATTATGGCCGTGCCAAGAGGCAGTTTATTTAATTGGTCCGTCACAAATATCAATCGTGTTGAAACAACGGGAATGGAGCTCTACGGCGAGGTAACCACGCGAAAAATCGGTTTGGCAAAAGTGAATCTAACGGCAAGTTACGTTTATCAAGAAGCACTGGAAAAAACGCCGTCTACCTCGCCTTACTGGCAAGAAGTAACCGCCAACAAACAGATCGCTTACACGCCAAAGCAAACTGCCTCCGTAACCGGCGGATTGCTGTTCGAGCATTATCAATTGAATTGGCAGATGTCGTATGTCGGTCATCGTTATACTTCGGGCGAGCAAATCATTCAAAACTACCTTCCTGGCTACACGCTTCACGATGTCAATGCGCAGGTGTTTTTTAAGATTTTCGAATATGATGCCAAAATAAAACTGGCGGTGACCAATATTTTTAATACGGAATATGTGGTCGTCAAAAGTTTTCCGATGCCTGGAAGAGGCGTTCGCTGTTCTTTTTCAATACACATCTAA